The Dreissena polymorpha isolate Duluth1 chromosome 2, UMN_Dpol_1.0, whole genome shotgun sequence nucleotide sequence gtcattttaagagtcatttactgtggtcatagtcgactttcagtaacaaacgatggtgtcattttaagagtcatttactgtggcaatagtcgaattgcagtaatgaacagtggtgacattttaagagtcatttactgtggccatagtcgacttccagtaatgaacggtggtgtcattttaagagtcatttactgtgaccatagtcgacttgccgtTATGAACGATGGTCCCATtttgagagtcatttactgtggccatagtcgaatttcagtaatgaacgatggtgttattttaagagtcatttactgtggccatagtcgactttcagtaatgaacgatggtgtcattttaagagtgatttactgtggccatagtctacttgcagtaatgaacaattgtgtcatttttAGAGTCATTTGCTGTGGTAATGGTCGACTTtattaatgaacagtggtgacatttttagagtcatttactgtagctatatttgacttgcagtaacgaaaaattgtttcattttcagagtcattcactgtggccatagtcgacttgaagaaatgagcaatgttgtcagtttaatagttatttactgtggccttagtcgacttgcagtagtgctcatcacatgcacgcgcactatcaagttgcctgattatatatttattatcgatgtacattaaacttataaaccatacgtgtagtttatttatttattaagtacaccatacacatccatatttgaccattgcagatagaagactagtaccagtacatataatttcattcgtatttaagaatgaaatttatgttattgctatttactttttatcttttagtcctccgacgtctttctaaaactaaatgttttataaacGGTCTTTCTCTTCCATAACCGGTCTTTCTCGTGTATGGCCATACAACTATTTTCCATAGCCGAAACAGCCAATCGAAACAGGGGACGAAACAGCCAATGGAATCAGGAAAATGGAAAAGAGTGTTTCcccaaaaaattgacctacggtttagcgttcacgccgtcgaacgcattaaagcaatataactcgttttttttcactatttctttatatgcaaaaaatactagtggcttataacttaccttgcaatctttttttctcgcattttgcgagtgtgcgagtgttaatttcgagccgtGTGTaaatgcgtggattacgctggatttaaatgcctcatgcctacggtaattcagtcttatttgtttcaaatatgggacatgaattgttcgttaggatcttgaattcgtccatcggtcgaaggacgaaaaacgcgaaaaataatgtcggacgaataataatggtttcacagtatttgccAGCAATACCCCCTTTTGGTTATCGTTTCATGACGTATAAGTGCCTTTGTCTTTGTAGCCTTCAACGTCACCATTTCCCGGAAGAGGAGACTTGTGGCTGCGTTCCAGGCGCCAACAAAAGGCGCCGCAAAGAACTCAGCTGGCAGCTCTTCAAGGAGCGCATCCGGCAGTTCAGCATCTGGTACTCGGAGACCGAGGAACAGCGAGAGAACGAGCGCTTCAACCTGAGAAAAACGCGCAAGCTGAATAAAGTAAGCAACTCGCCCACTACGTCACTTAAGTTGCTACGCTTGCTTTATGGCGTTGATTTCGCCATTGCCGCCACTGGCGGTGCGTTCTTGTTCTGTAGCACCGTCAAGTCGATCGGCGGCGACACTGCACTTTTCCAAAATAAAGCCCTGTACGTGCCGCTTGGCGTGAGCTTGATCGCCCTGTCggtgatgctgctactgctggcgacaggaataaaacataaaatgcgtAAGGCACACAAGCCTCGGAGAAATTTTTATATTCTTGAAAAGAATAAAAGTTCCAAGTCCATGCTCGAGACACATACGTTCGTGGAAATACCAAAGTTGGAGAACGCTGACGAATCGGACATGACGGAAATGATTTGTATCAA carries:
- the LOC127866422 gene encoding uncharacterized protein LOC127866422; translation: MAFASSFGNTRASRSCHNDQNLQRHHFPEEETCGCVPGANKRRRKELSWQLFKERIRQFSIWYSETEEQRENERFNLRKTRKLNKVSNSPTTSLKLLRLLYGVDFAIAATGGAFLFCSTVKSIGGDTALFQNKALYVPLGVSLIALSVMLLLLATGIKHKMRKAHKPRRNFYILEKNKSSKSMLETHTFVEIPKLENADESDMTEMICINSRNNDNTTATEGACAMPLRVSFNTFDAPIYTDELINRHEQLKLLRLQALEHRERVGQEERLSGSIALHS